One Takifugu rubripes chromosome 19, fTakRub1.2, whole genome shotgun sequence genomic window carries:
- the thumpd3 gene encoding tRNA (guanine(6)-N(2))-methyltransferase THUMP3 has protein sequence MSSLEDAAAEQGPETMEPIPAENDANAAHIITVTVGATVPTGFEHTAAEEVKEKIGVDVHISKDRGRIYFPITTDKLFQVHLLRSVDNLFVVVDRYDHYTFKESKEETLKELQELASKLPWTNALEVWKLNRSFKKKKCFRKGGSGAKTKPNTEAVDATTEEQDLPQAAAAVETQANVEGIPEEEESTEAAPEAKVIKFRVTCSRAGDKHSFSSNEAARDFGGAVQEFFQWKADMTKFDVEVLLNIHNDEVVIGIALTEESLHRRNISHFGPTTLRSTLCYGMLRLCKPQASDIILDPMCGTGAIPLEGAIEFNSSFYVAGDNNDMAVNRTVNNVFHIQRRRADKGSASGMPIDTVRWDLCSLPIRTSSIDIIITDMPFGKRMGSRKKNWDLYPSCLREMARVCRPGSGKAVLLTQDKKCFSKALSRMGGLWRKLHTVWVNVGGLHAGVFLLKRTANTFGQTPEDVYESRGADNAQEEEKELS, from the exons ATGTCTTCCCTGGAGGATGCAGCTGCAGAACAGGGCCCTGAAACAATGGAACCCATTCCTGCAGAGAATGATGCCAACGCTGCTCACATCATCACTGTCACCGTTGGAGCAACAGTGCCCACAGGATTCGAGCACACGGCTGCTGAAGAGGTCAAGGAGAAGATCGGGGTCGATGTACACATCAGTAAAGATCGTGGTCGTATATACTTTCCTATAACAACAGACAAACTCTTCCAG GTCCATCTTCTGAGGTCTGTGGATAACTTGTTCGTTGTGGTTGACCGATATGATCATTACACTTTTAAAGAATCAAAG GAGGAGACGCTGAAGGAGTTGCAGGAGCTGGCTTCCAAACTCCCTTGGACGAATGCTCTCGAGGTTTGGAAACTAAACCGCTCATTCAAAAAGAAGAAATGCTTCCGGAAAGGTGGCAGTGGTGCTAAAACGAAGCCAAACACTGAGGCTGTAGACGCCACCACTGAAGAACAAGATCTAcctcaagcagcagcagctgtggaaaCCCAGGCAAATGTGGAGGGCatacctgaggaggaggagtcaaCAGAGGCTGCACCTGAAGCCAAAGTTATTAAGTTTCGCGTGACGTGCAGCAGGGCCGGAGACAaacacagcttctcctccaacGAGGCAGCCAGAGACTTTGGTGGGGCTGTGCAGGAATTCTTCCAGTGGAAAGCTGATATGACAAAGTTTGATGTAGAG GTGCTACTAAACATACACAATGACGAGGTGGTGATTGGCATCGCTCTCACCGAGGAGAGTCTTCACAGGAGAAACATCAGCCACTTTGGACCCACGACGCTGCGTTCGACCTTGTGCTACGGGATGCTCAG GCTTTGTAAACCTCAGGCCTCAGATATAATTCTTGACCCAATGTGTGGGACTGGTGCTATTCCGCTGGAG GGGGCCATTGAATTTAACAGTTCCTTCTACGTGGCCGGTGACAACAATGACATGGCTGTTAACCGCACAGTCAATAACGTCTTTCACATTCAGAGGCGGCGGGCGGATAAAGGCAG TGCATCTGGAATGCCTATTGACACAGTGCGTTGGGATCTGTGCAGTCTACCCATCAGGACCAGCTCCATTGACATAATAATCACAGACATGCCCTTCGGGAAGAG GATGGGCTCAAGGAAGAAGAACTGGGACCTTTACCCGTCCTGCCTGAGAGAAATGGCCCGCGTGTGCAGACCAGGCTCGGGAAAGGCTGTGTTGTTGACGCAGGATAAGAAGTGTTTTTCCAAG GCCCTCTCCAGGATGGGGGGACTGTGGAGGAAGCTGCACACTGTTTGGGTCAATGTCGGAGGTTTACACGCTGGGGTCTTCCTGTTGAAACGGACGGCAAACACCTTTGGACAAACTCCAGAGGACGTCTACGAGTCCCGGGGAGCCGATAATgcgcaggaagaggagaaggagctgtCCTAG
- the LOC101079540 gene encoding prostacyclin synthase-like, with protein MIWTVLLLVHALLLYFILRHRSRSRNEPPLDKGLIPWLGHALEFGKDASKFLERMKRKHGDIFTVRAAGRYVTVLLDPHSYDQVIHDQDCLDFHSYAKVLMERIFQLRLPNHEPAKEKAVMTQHFLGMNLCGLNSSMSRHMLEVAKAEMPQNQKDWKEDGLFNLSYSLLFKVGYLTLFGGEQNNNCSDLASIYEEYKKFDGLLTKMARGTLKSYEKKTAQSARQRLWELLAPARLAKGSGSTPWLHAYRRLLREEGVDNEMQTRALLLQLWATQGNVGPAAFWMLGYLLTHPEALTAVKTEMEALQLSPLDSSVVTPVFDSALDEALRLTAAPFITREVLQDKVLHMADGQQYLLRKGDRVCLFPFISPQMDPEIHQEPQKYMFNRFLNEDGSVKKDFYKGGRRLKYYSMPWGAGANGCVGKQFAISTMKQYIYVLLTNYDLELCDPCALMPGVNASRYGFGMLQPEGDLLVRYRPRQKL; from the exons ATGATCTGGACTGTTTTGCTGCTGGTCCACGCACTCCTGCTTTACTTTATCCTCAGGCACCGATCCAG GTCCAGAAACGAGCCTCCTTTGGACAAAGGGCTGATCCCATGGTTGGGACACGCGCTTGAATTTGGAAAAGATGCTTCCAAGTTCTTGGAGCGGATGAAGCGTAAACATGGAGACATATTCACA GTGCGCGCTGCTGGACGTTACGTGACGGTGCTGCTGGACCCACACTCGTACGATCAAGTCATTCATGACCAGGACTGTCTGGACTTTCACAGCTACGCAAAGGTGCTGATGGAGAGGATCTTCCAGCTCCGGCTCCCAAACCACGAACCAGCCAAAGAAAAAGCAGTGATGACACA GCACTTCCTGGGGATGAATTTGTGTGGCCTTAACAGCAGCATGAGCAGACACATGCTGGAGGTGGCGAAAGCTGAGATGCCTCAGAACCAGAAAGACTGGAAAGAAGATGGATTGTTCAACCTCTCCTACAGCTTACTCTTCAA GGTGGGGTACCTGACGCTGTTCGGAGGGGAGCAGAACAACAACTGCTCGGATCTCGCCAGCATCTACGAGGAGTACAAGAAGTTTGACGGCCTGTTGACCAAAATGGCACGAGGAACACTAAAGTCAT ATGAGAAGAAGACAGCTCAGAGTGCTCGCCAGAGGCTCTGGGAACTTCTGGCTCCGGCACGCCTCGCTAAAGGCTCAGGCTCGACCCCCTGGCTTCACGCCTACAGACGGCTGCTgcgggaggaaggagttgaCAATGAGATGCAGACCAGGGCTTTGCTGCTGCAACTGTGGgccacacag GGTAATGTCGGTCCTGCTGCGTTCTGGATGCTGGGCTACTTGTTGACACATCCAGAGGCTCTGACAGCCGTGAAGACGGAGATGGAAGCTTTACAGCTGTCACCGCTGGACAGCTCTGTTGTTACCCCTGTGTTTG ATAGCGCCTTGGATGAAGCCCTAAGACTCACTGCTGCCCCCTTTATCACCAGAGAGGTACTGCAGGATAAGGTTCTCCACATGGCTGATGGCCAACAGTACCTGCTGAGGAAAGGAGACAGAGTGTGCTTGTTCCCGTTCATCAGCCCTCAAATGGACCCTGAAATTCACCAAGAACCACAG AAATACATGTTCAACCGCTTTCTAAATGAAGACGGCTCAGTGAAGAAAGACTTTTATAAAGGAGGCAGGCGGCTGAAGTATTACAGCATGCCGTGGGGCGCAGGGGCCAATGGCTGCGTGGGGAAACAATTTGCCATTAGCACCATGAAACA GTATATTTACGTGCTGTTGACTAACTACGACCTGGAGCTGTGTGACCCGTGCGCGCTGATGCCGGGGGTTAATGCCAGTCGTTATGGATTTGGGATGCTGCAACCAGAGGGGGACTTGCTGGTCCGATACAGACCTAggcaaaaactttaa